The genomic stretch attatagagtaattcgtcttaaaagatttgtctcacaaattactcttTAGCTATgttttaattttataaataatctatatttattaCTTTATGCATATGTCAAAACATTCGATATGACGTGAGTTAAATTTTAACAGCGCCAGCCAAACAGGGCCTCATGCATGCTTACCGAACATCAACTTTTCTGAAATACAATTTCACCATGCTTATATCCTTTTTCATCTGACAACCAAACACAACTTTAGTGACAACTAAACACAACTTTAGGACCGAAATTCGGTGGCGCCATAGGATAATGTCGTTGGCAATGGCCTCCCGTAACcgttttttattatattttattttatttgtgtCTTGTACATcaggaaaaaaaatcaaactctGACCAGCTAACAAATTCTAAACATTACGATGCCAAATGACAAACATTTGATTcatcacaaaaaaaatatttccttAGTATGCCTATTTTATGTTAGAAACTGTTGGCAATTTTTCATAAACATGTTGGTTACATTGGAATAATATAGAATAAAGTTGTtataatgattttttttttgtggggCACAGAGCTGCTGCCATCCCTACCTACCAGACAGCCTTTACAGCGTAATAAAAAGCCTCCAGtcgattttttttaataaagtcATTATGAACCTATCCATTTTTAAAAATGAATTTCGTGGACGTCGCGCTAGGCAAAAAGTGACGCCATATAAACAAGGCCGCTAGTGGTCTTGTTGCGTCCACCGGACGGCCAATCGCACTCGCGAAATGCATAGCCGCCATGGCCCATGGCTTCCGTAAGCACCACTGTGAGGCCCGGCCCCAAATCATTAGCATTCGGTAGTTATTACTTATTACCTATACCTGGCTACTGGatctaaggccttatttagtttcttcacaattcacatttttttaaagatttttcgtcacatcaaatcttgcggcacatgtatgaagcactaaatatagattaaaaaataactaattatacagttacgTTGGAAATTGTGAGAGGATTCTTTTAAGTCTGGTCAGTTCATGGtttgacaataattgtcaaatacaaacgaaaatgctacaatgttaaaatctaaaaacttttcggaTCTAAACGAGACCCAATTCATTATAACCTGTCAGCTTATAATTGCTTGGGTGGAGTTTTAGCTAGCAAAGTATGTGCCTACGTGTATAGTCCATGGACGAAGCTAGCGGTGGGGCTAGGGGGCTCTAGCTTCCCCTACCGCTGCTGATTCAGTGAAGCTCCCAAtgtttttcttctaattttagaaACAGATTTATAAGGTATGGTGggctaaaatttttatttttagatatattttgtgagTTAATATAAGACGATTTCaagttaatatatttttttattgtgaGAGGTTATAGTAAAATTAAATTGATGTAGCAATTTTGTTCAACCcctcctaaaatattttctagCTTCGTCCCTGGTATAGTCTGTTGCGTGCTTAGCTATACAACTTACAATTCAAAGATTTATTCAAACGATCGTATTATGTATTTAAATTTATCTTAAAATACCATACAGATACGTGCGCTGCTCTAACTCGTATGGCCTTGAGATTTTAGGCCATGTTTGgtttcccttgctaaattttagttaactaaactttagtcattttAGTAGCTAAAATTCCAAATACATTGActaaaagaagctaaaatactttagtttcattagtcacctaagagtagctaaaataattttagctaattaaaatttagcaaggagaaccaaacagggccttaagacactcacaatgcagactctatcatagagtcttaagttatttattacctcgaaaaatgtggacttggagtctaaataagacttgaagtcttattttttctacctctttcttcaataaatatactaccacatcagcaaaataccataaataatatgtaattaattgtcttggactctgtgatagaatcttgcattgtgagtgttcTTACTACTTGTTTCCCCATCCAAGTTGACTCCACATGATCATGAGATTTACTCGATGATTGTGTTTTCCGATCCAAGTTGACTCCACAGCCAAGACACGGTGAAGTCCTGATCAcggactagggccttgtttaggtctaatttttttatttagatactgtagcattttttttatttgacacttatatattatccaattatagactaactaagcttaaaaaattcatctcatgatttacatgtaaactgtgtaattaatttttattttcgtctatatttaatgcttcatgcatgtgccacaaaattcgatgtgttgggaaatcttgaaaagtttttaggttttgggttaactaaacaaggcctaggtagaAAGTGGCGCGACGATAATGTGAGAAGTAAAATATGTTGTACGAAAAGATTCGCTTTCATTAGCCGGATACTAAACTAATACTAGCTGGCTCATTAACTACTCGCTACGTATGTAACTGGACAAATACTTGTCCCCATATACTGAGCTAGAAATGTAGTATCCATTTTAGGATGAATAGAATATGTCATTTAGAACGTATCCAGCTAGTTTTCAACGGCTAAGATCATCCGCAATGgttatcaaatagctagctagaAGGAATTCTATTGGCTCTTAATAGCACtttacaaatagctagcgagATGATGTATAAAAATACGGAGTAATAAAAAAATAGCACTCTCATTGGCCATCGaggagagagatcaaatagctagcgactcataAATAGCTAATCTAGCACGATCTTCTAGAAATAACTCTCTAACAATACTCTCCACAATAGCTAGTGACTTCCTAAGCTAGCTATTTACAAATTGTCATTGAGAGCCAATAACATTCTTCCTAGAGGTCAAATAGCTAgcaattgaggccttgtttagttccaaaatattttgcaaaatcgacaccgtagctttttcgtttgtatttgacaaatattgtccaattatggactaactaggctcaaaagattcgtctcgtcaatttcgaccaaattgtgtaattagtttttatttttgtctatatttaatacttcatgcatgtgtctaaagattcgatgtgacgggaaatctgaaaattttgcaaattttttttttgaactaaacaaggcctgaataccATTGCGGACTTGCCCTAACGGAACCAAACAAATCGTCGTGAGCCATTGATCATTGACCATGCTATGAGATTCGCATCGCAGCCGCCTGCCTTCACCACGCATCGCtacaaatacacctctgcccaTCTCTGCACTTGCACACTTGTAAACGTTGCCTGGTACGGGGAGGTCAGCCACCGACCGCGCTCCGACACCTCACAGACGCACGCATGGAAGGCtcgacggcggcgaagaccgtccTGAGGGTGGCGGCGATCTCCGGCTCGCTGCGCAGGGGATCGGCCAACACCGGTCTCATCCGCGCCGGTAAGCTCCATCCCCTACGCCTTATCTGATGAATCTTCTAGCGCCACCGTTATGTGGCTGCCGAGTACTGAGACCGCCTGTCTGCGCGCCCGCAGCCGCGGAGATCTGCAGGGAGTCGATCCCGGGGCTGGTGATCGACCACGTCGACATCTCCTCGCTGCCGCTGCTCAACACCGACCTGGAGGTCCCCGGCGCCGGCGCGTTCCCGGCGGTCGTGGAGGCGTTCCGCTCCAAGATCCGCAGCGCCGACTGCTTCCTGTTCGCGTCGCCCGAGTACAACTACTCCATCTCGGGCCCTCTGAAGAACGCGCTGGACTGGGGGTCGCGCCCGCCCAACTGCTGGGGCGACAGGGCGGCCGCCATCCTGAGCGCGTCGGGCGGGTCCGGCGGCAGCCGGTCGCAGTACCACATCCGGCAGGTCGGCGTCTTCCTCGACCTCCACTTCGTCAACAAGCCCGAGGCGTTCATCAAGGCGTACGAGCCGCCCAAGAAGTTCGACGACGACGGCAACCTGGTTGATCCGGCGACCAAGGAGCAGGTCAGGAAGGTGCTCCTGGCGCTGCAGGCTCTCGCGCTCAGGCTCCAGCTGGGGAAATCTGCTGCGGAATCCGAAGTCTGAACAGGGGAGGTTTCAGGCTTGTCAAAGTGCTCTGTAATCTGTACTACTGTACGCTTGATGGTGTCTTGAATAATTTTCTGCGACCGAATATTTTGGTGGCCTTTTCTTGACCCCGCTAAATACTTGGCGGCCAAATGCCTACGGGTGGCTTTCATCCAAGAATCAAGTTTTAAACAATGCAAAATGATGTCTATGTCTCATTTGAGATACAGGGATAAAGAGCCCAGATCCATTTGCGTTTTATCATGATCAAAGATCAAGGGTTAACACCCTTTTAAATACAAGTTTGTCACGCAATACAAAGGTTTTTCTTGAAAGGATGGCAAAATGCAGTTTTTATTAGACgaggaaaaaaaagattttagtGCAAGAAAAACATAAACTCGTCTGTGCGCTTCAGCCATAATTGAAAGAAGCACTAAAACAAGATAAAAAGCCTGAAACCACTTCTGACCAAAATAAAAATCGACAGAAGCGCAACCCACTAACACCTAGCAACAACAAAGACCCCCTAGGGAGCAACCAATAGCTATGCCGTCTAACTGGAGTACGTTCTAGGAACTATTGCCATGTTGTATTGTTGTATTGGTTAGGTGAGTGTCTCCGTGCATTCTCTTGATCTTATCAAAAAGTCACCTTGTAATCTGACTCTTGTCTTGTTAacaaaggtcttgtttagttctatttttcttttacaaaatagaaaaatgtagcactttcatttctatttgataaatattgtccaatcataggctaaccaagctcaaaagattcgtcttgcaaattataggtaaattgtacaattagttatttaatACCCCGCTAAATATTGTCCGCcagagattcgatgtgacgaaaaatttttTGAGGTTGAGAGAGTGACAACTGAGAATAGCGCTAGCTTCTCCACGTGCGTGGACCGTGGAATGGAAGGTCCGAAAACCGTGGAGTAGCTGCTAGCAGCGTCCAAAGGGCTGCCGATCGAGCTGAGTCCGCCTACCATGCAAGCATAGTATGCATTGCATCATTGCATGCCTACTGGCAGCCGTGGTTCCTCGCATGGGGCACGGCACCCACAACACAAACCAAACGGACGGAAGCTTCGTTGATCAAGTGCTAACAGCTAGCAACTTCCAGGAAGAGGGGAAACGGCCACGGCATTGCTGCCGTAAGCAAATGGTTGACAGCAGCAAGTCTTCATATAGACAAAAATGCATCATCTCGTCAAAAGTCAAAGACTGTCAATCAACGACGTCAAAATTCCACATCGCTTCGTTCGATCATCATCATTCATCATATATAACGCTCGCACACGCCTCTAGCCTAGCTATCTGCAACCCATCATCATCAATCACAAAACCAAAAGAAGCGGGTGCTAGGAGGTCACCCAATCCGACTACGACACGTCATGTCGCTCATGGAGGAATCCTCGACGACGGCACACCCGCCGGCGAAGACCGTGATGAGAGTGGCGGCCATCTCCGGCTCGCTGCGCAGGGCGTCGGCCAACACCGGCCTCATCCGTGCTGGTAATTAATTAGCTCATTTCCACTCTACTACCACCCAT from Sorghum bicolor cultivar BTx623 chromosome 3, Sorghum_bicolor_NCBIv3, whole genome shotgun sequence encodes the following:
- the LOC8077370 gene encoding probable NADPH:quinone oxidoreductase 2, with product MEGSTAAKTVLRVAAISGSLRRGSANTGLIRAAAEICRESIPGLVIDHVDISSLPLLNTDLEVPGAGAFPAVVEAFRSKIRSADCFLFASPEYNYSISGPLKNALDWGSRPPNCWGDRAAAILSASGGSGGSRSQYHIRQVGVFLDLHFVNKPEAFIKAYEPPKKFDDDGNLVDPATKEQVRKVLLALQALALRLQLGKSAAESEV